The Dreissena polymorpha isolate Duluth1 chromosome 10, UMN_Dpol_1.0, whole genome shotgun sequence genome includes a region encoding these proteins:
- the LOC127846963 gene encoding uncharacterized protein LOC127846963 isoform X8 — translation MSPLVLMTLCLHVLLAMGLPYRSRTVKQEPRNLYVSTQPKQPSMEVLRREPPQVPLVPRAPPLVPLVPRAPPLVPLVPRIPPLVPRAPPLVPLVPRAPPLVPLVPRAPPLVPLVPRTPPLVPLVPRAPPLVPLVPRAPPLVPLVLREQDSDDYDDSDCDDLEERLSALETTVKQQQALIKSLSCIGPNCRKNSPIAFYAVMTQSQKNVVFGKKIIFQNAILNSGNGYNPKVGVFTAPVSGTYLFSANVLHPPLKHNLIVSFTLSRGTYKTNANIFFAAGRRWGGGSQTVIVKMDKGQHLWLQNNAKNNLKKGFPSIYGHAFTSFSGVKLD, via the exons ATGTCGCCGCTGGTCCTAATGACGCTATGCCTGCACGTCCTTCTTGCAATGGGACTGCCCTATAGAAGTAGAACAGTAAAACAAGAACCAAGAAACTTATATGTATCAACGCAACCAAAACAACCATCAATGGAAGTACTAAGACGAGAACCACCACAAGTACCACTAGTACCGCGAGCACCACCACTAGTACCACTAGTACCGCGAGCACCACCACTAGTGCCACTAGTACCGCGAATACCA CCACTAGTACCGCGAGCACCACCACTAGTACCACTAGTACCGCGAGCACCACCACTAGTACCACTAGTACCGCGAGCACCACCACTAGTACCACTAGTACCGCGAACACCACCACTAGTACCACTAGTACCGCGAGCACCACCACTAGTACCACTAGTACCGCGAGCACCACCACTAGTACCACTAGTACTGCGAGAACAGGATTCGGATGACTATGATGATTCG GACTGCGATGACCTGGAGGAACGGCTAAGTGCCCTGGAAACCACCGTGAAGCAACAACAGGCGCTTATCAAGAGTTTGTCATGTATCG GTCCCAATTGTCGGAAGAATTCCCCTATAGCTTTTTATGCCGTAATGACACAATCGCAAAAGAATGTTGTCTTCGGCAAGAAAATTATCTTCCAGAATGCTATCCTGAACAGCGGCAACGGGTATAATCCCAAAGTCGGAGTCTTTACAGCGCCAGTTAGTGGCACGTATTTGTTCTCTGCAAACGTATTACACCCACCACTCAAACACAACTTGATCGTATCATTCACGCTCTCTAGAGGCACTTACAAAACGAACGCCAATATCTTCTTCGCAGCAGGCCGTAGGTGGGGCGGAGGCAGCCAAACAGTGATCGTTAAAATGGACAAGGGCCAACACCTCTGGTTGCAGAACAACGCGAAGAACAATTTGAAGAAAGGCTTTCCATCAATTTACGGCCACGCTTTTACTTCGTTTTCGGGAGTTAAGCTAGACTGA